A genomic segment from Alistipes senegalensis JC50 encodes:
- a CDS encoding fimbrillin family protein, producing MKIRFFALAALVLSLAACTQDEADFLPEGAEGTPIVFTATGLNPAATAIAGTRAPVDGNWEGVQSVAVLMDGTVKAYDVTPSTADPTSATLTSTDPYYWTNHNDITVTAWWPYTAGETTPPAVKVKANQSAQKDFETSDLIVADGQTVTYGSPTLRFTHRTARVTIVLTDYTEGLASVRLTGLSTENDNPAEITPYDKGSNTYIALIAPQSVAAGTTFITCTFTNGKTFVYKMKNATDWQAGGEYTYTVSLAAAKDLGYTIESNGSYTVTSADGLMNIAELVNGGKSDINITLDTDIDLTGKDWTPIGTDYDNSYKGTFDGGGHTITGLTFTTNDEYAGLFGWLNRAGTVKNVVMEGVQITSNQIYGGSIGGVVGYSWGTIENCSVSGSVSGTVYVGGVVGAQIGGSITGCSSSATVKGTVDVGGVAGQTNSSATLTACYATGNVTIEINPAKNIAGGSLVGMNAGSSLLACYATGNVTSTGSSTGKVHIGGFLGNNYTTVTACYWKNNHEQGIGYNRESTGATKVDGTDVTWQKAVDAMNTALQTAGSKWRYELNGALPTLRKQ from the coding sequence ATGAAGATAAGATTTTTTGCACTTGCAGCGCTCGTCCTCTCACTTGCCGCCTGCACGCAGGACGAAGCGGACTTCCTGCCGGAAGGGGCGGAAGGCACACCCATCGTCTTCACCGCCACGGGGCTGAATCCCGCCGCGACAGCCATCGCCGGCACCCGTGCCCCGGTGGACGGCAATTGGGAGGGTGTGCAGAGCGTGGCAGTCCTGATGGACGGCACGGTGAAGGCATACGACGTGACGCCCTCCACCGCCGACCCCACCAGCGCCACGCTGACCTCCACCGACCCGTACTACTGGACCAACCACAACGACATCACCGTCACAGCGTGGTGGCCCTACACCGCTGGCGAGACAACCCCGCCTGCTGTGAAGGTAAAAGCCAACCAAAGTGCCCAGAAAGACTTTGAGACCAGCGACCTCATCGTAGCCGACGGGCAGACGGTGACCTACGGCAGCCCCACGCTCCGCTTCACCCACCGCACGGCGCGAGTGACCATCGTTCTGACGGACTACACCGAGGGACTGGCATCCGTGCGACTGACGGGTCTCTCCACCGAGAATGACAACCCAGCCGAAATCACCCCGTATGACAAGGGCAGCAACACCTACATCGCCCTCATAGCCCCGCAAAGTGTGGCAGCTGGCACGACCTTCATTACGTGCACCTTCACTAACGGCAAGACCTTCGTTTATAAGATGAAGAATGCTACCGACTGGCAGGCGGGCGGTGAATATACCTACACCGTCTCCCTCGCTGCGGCAAAAGACCTGGGCTATACCATAGAGAGCAACGGCAGCTACACGGTGACCTCCGCTGATGGCCTGATGAATATAGCCGAATTAGTGAACGGAGGTAAGAGCGACATTAACATTACCCTCGACACTGACATTGACCTCACAGGCAAAGACTGGACACCGATAGGCACAGACTACGACAACTCATACAAAGGCACCTTCGACGGTGGCGGCCATACCATTACGGGGCTGACCTTTACGACAAATGACGAATATGCGGGTCTGTTCGGCTGGCTCAATAGAGCTGGTACGGTGAAGAACGTGGTGATGGAGGGCGTACAGATAACAAGCAATCAAATATATGGCGGCAGTATTGGCGGCGTGGTAGGATATAGCTGGGGCACCATTGAAAACTGCTCGGTGTCGGGCAGCGTCAGCGGCACGGTGTATGTCGGCGGTGTGGTGGGTGCTCAAATAGGCGGTTCCATCACCGGATGCAGTTCCTCTGCCACAGTGAAGGGAACGGTCGATGTCGGCGGCGTGGCAGGTCAGACGAATTCGAGTGCCACCCTGACCGCTTGCTATGCCACGGGCAACGTGACCATAGAAATAAACCCCGCAAAGAATATCGCTGGCGGCAGTCTGGTGGGAATGAACGCAGGAAGCAGCCTCCTTGCCTGCTATGCCACGGGCAACGTAACCAGTACGGGTAGTAGCACTGGCAAAGTACATATCGGCGGCTTTTTGGGAAATAACTACACCACCGTGACCGCCTGCTATTGGAAGAACAATCATGAACAAGGCATCGGCTACAATAGGGAAAGCACCGGAGCCACGAAGGTGGACGGCACTGACGTTACCTGGCAGAAAGCCGTTGATGCCATGAACACCGCCTTGCAGACCGCAGGCTCAAAGTGGCGTTACGAACTTAACGGAGCATTGCCTACCTTGAGGAAGCAGTAA
- a CDS encoding helix-turn-helix domain-containing protein has product MDCVLMETSAYKEMQAHLQRLLERVSALHSLSAQPTTVRWLTAEEVCKALSITKRALQYYRSAGIIPYTALGNKVLFRDDDIRQLLEKNLIKSL; this is encoded by the coding sequence ATGGATTGCGTCCTTATGGAAACGAGCGCCTATAAAGAGATGCAGGCGCACCTTCAACGTCTTCTGGAGCGAGTGTCTGCGCTCCATTCCCTCTCCGCCCAACCGACAACTGTCCGGTGGCTTACGGCCGAGGAGGTCTGCAAGGCCTTGAGCATCACCAAGCGAGCCTTGCAATACTATCGCTCCGCCGGCATCATCCCCTATACGGCCTTGGGGAATAAAGTATTGTTCCGGGACGACGACATCCGGCAACTTCTGGAAAAGAACCTGATAAAAAGCCTGTAG
- the ung gene encoding uracil-DNA glycosylase: MDVKIAPDWKEILAPEFEKPYFAALTEFVRQEYASRRIFPRGSNIFRAFDKCPFEKLKVVVIGQDPYHGPGQANGLCFSVADGVPFPPSLQNIFKEVADDTGTPIPPTGNLDRWAEQGVLLLNAVLTVRAHEAASHAGHGWETFTDAVVRAIAERKQHIVYMLWGSYAQRKGAIADPGQNLILKAVHPSPLSVYRGFFGCRHFSRANEYLRSVGKEPIVW; the protein is encoded by the coding sequence ATGGATGTAAAGATCGCACCCGACTGGAAAGAGATCCTCGCCCCCGAATTCGAGAAACCCTATTTCGCCGCCCTCACGGAGTTCGTGCGGCAGGAGTACGCCTCGCGGCGCATCTTTCCCCGCGGCAGCAACATTTTCCGGGCCTTCGACAAATGCCCGTTCGAAAAGCTGAAAGTGGTCGTCATCGGCCAGGACCCCTATCACGGTCCCGGACAGGCCAACGGACTCTGTTTCTCGGTCGCCGACGGCGTTCCCTTCCCGCCCTCGCTGCAAAACATCTTCAAGGAGGTCGCCGACGACACCGGCACGCCCATCCCCCCGACAGGCAACCTCGACCGCTGGGCCGAGCAGGGGGTGCTGCTGCTCAACGCCGTGCTGACGGTCCGCGCCCACGAGGCGGCCTCGCATGCCGGGCACGGCTGGGAGACCTTCACCGACGCCGTGGTCCGCGCCATCGCCGAACGCAAACAGCACATCGTCTACATGCTCTGGGGCAGCTACGCCCAGCGGAAAGGCGCCATCGCCGATCCCGGGCAGAATCTGATCCTCAAGGCCGTGCACCCCTCGCCGCTGTCGGTCTACCGGGGATTCTTCGGCTGCCGCCACTTCTCGCGCGCCAACGAATACCTCCGCTCCGTGGGCAAGGAGCCGATCGTGTGGTAA
- a CDS encoding MATE family efflux transporter, translated as MYKFATYKDQYKANLRLALPVVLTQLGQILTQFADNLMVGRYGGDDPTPLAAVSFGGAVFFILFIAAVGIALGMTPLVGELYAQGDREKSAGLLQNGILFYGLLGLTMAVVQYAAIPLLYHLGQPAEVVDMAIPYYKMLVYSMPFIMLFFTFKQFLEGVGNTKVEMAVTIVANLANIGFNWVFIYGRYGFPEMGAEGAGLGTLLSRIIAPIGMIGYFYSRHKYRAYLDGFSPRNYSWATVKRLLHMGLPISLQMFLEASAFVGTGIMMGWFNKETMSANQIATTIGNCAFMIVMSIGAATTIRVSHCYGARNIGELSLAAKASYHLVLAWNAFAAIVFITMRNVIPTLFTTNAEVIAIASQLMVFAALYQLSDGIQNVSVGILRGIQDVKIIMPIAFVSYWLLNLPVGYLFGFTMGMGPSGLFLGFSFGLSAAAVMMILRIRRSIRRLYASGN; from the coding sequence ATGTACAAATTCGCAACATACAAAGACCAATACAAGGCCAACCTGCGGCTGGCGCTGCCCGTGGTGCTCACGCAGCTGGGCCAGATCCTGACGCAGTTCGCCGACAACCTCATGGTCGGCCGTTACGGCGGAGACGACCCCACGCCGCTGGCTGCCGTGTCGTTCGGCGGCGCGGTCTTCTTCATCCTCTTCATCGCCGCCGTCGGCATCGCACTCGGCATGACGCCCCTCGTGGGCGAACTCTACGCCCAGGGCGACCGCGAAAAATCGGCGGGCCTGCTGCAAAACGGCATCCTCTTCTACGGACTGCTCGGCCTGACGATGGCCGTCGTGCAGTATGCCGCCATCCCGCTGCTCTATCATCTCGGCCAACCCGCCGAAGTGGTCGATATGGCCATCCCCTACTACAAGATGCTGGTTTACAGCATGCCTTTCATCATGCTGTTCTTCACCTTCAAACAGTTCCTCGAAGGCGTGGGCAACACGAAGGTCGAAATGGCGGTCACGATCGTCGCCAACCTGGCCAACATCGGCTTCAACTGGGTCTTCATCTACGGCCGCTACGGATTCCCCGAGATGGGCGCCGAAGGCGCGGGCCTCGGCACGCTGCTGTCGCGCATCATCGCCCCGATCGGGATGATCGGCTACTTTTACAGCCGCCACAAATACCGCGCTTACCTCGACGGATTCTCGCCCCGCAACTACTCGTGGGCCACGGTCAAACGGCTGCTGCACATGGGGCTTCCGATCTCGCTGCAAATGTTCCTCGAAGCCTCGGCCTTCGTCGGCACGGGGATCATGATGGGGTGGTTCAACAAGGAGACCATGAGCGCCAACCAGATCGCCACGACCATCGGCAACTGCGCCTTTATGATCGTCATGTCGATCGGCGCGGCCACCACCATCCGCGTGTCGCACTGCTACGGAGCGCGCAACATCGGCGAACTGTCGCTGGCGGCCAAAGCGTCGTACCACCTCGTGCTGGCGTGGAACGCCTTCGCGGCCATCGTCTTCATCACGATGCGCAACGTCATCCCGACGCTCTTCACCACCAACGCCGAGGTGATCGCCATCGCCTCGCAGCTGATGGTCTTCGCCGCGCTGTACCAGCTTTCGGACGGCATCCAGAACGTCTCGGTCGGCATTCTGCGGGGTATTCAGGACGTGAAGATCATCATGCCGATCGCCTTCGTGTCGTACTGGCTGCTGAACCTCCCGGTGGGCTACCTCTTCGGCTTCACGATGGGCATGGGCCCTTCGGGGCTCTTCCTGGGCTTCTCGTTCGGACTCTCGGCCGCCGCCGTGATGATGATCCTGCGCATCCGCCGCAGCATTCGCCGCTTGTATGCAAGCGGCAATTAA
- a CDS encoding DUF2958 domain-containing protein: MTLLTKQIISKFEKHPIHSQDGKGMDAEVLVKYFNPCGSGTWLITEAEREGDDWRLFGYCHIHEWEWGYLMLSELAYLRLPFGLTIERDIYTARKYVRDFLPQDE; encoded by the coding sequence ATGACACTGCTCACAAAACAGATCATCTCGAAATTCGAGAAACATCCTATCCACTCACAGGATGGGAAAGGAATGGATGCCGAAGTCCTCGTCAAGTATTTCAACCCCTGCGGCTCGGGCACATGGCTCATCACCGAAGCCGAACGCGAAGGCGACGACTGGCGCCTGTTCGGTTATTGTCATATCCACGAATGGGAGTGGGGCTACCTGATGCTCTCCGAGCTGGCATATCTTCGTCTGCCGTTCGGACTTACCATCGAACGCGACATTTACACGGCCAGGAAATACGTCCGGGATTTTCTACCGCAGGATGAATGA
- a CDS encoding competence protein CoiA — translation MPLRAHIEDKVIVSIDLNDEEWSVLKARLKAKEIVLTLPCCGQEGFLRTSSKGLKHFVHSKSANPCDWKPESAEHLKAKVAIMEACRKQGWNAIPEFSEADWRADVLAVQGGKRIAFEVQWSRQTYEATRLRQERYKASNVRGCWFFRIAPKEMSDYDKTLVADKETPAFKIFKDENSNILAQVGKVQMPLKALISNLLARKLKFCEHIRSAPKQKVTIIFFEMKCWKCGTLQYCYTVEPSLKSVCNCDFDVERSSWDDHDIDKHPGVYTAVQDFLQTEEGRQLKVGPVKKRYSRTVADSYLSHGCYYCDAIFGDFHLIEEKLYAFWSLYHY, via the coding sequence ATGCCTTTACGTGCTCATATAGAAGACAAAGTAATTGTTTCCATCGATCTTAATGACGAAGAATGGAGTGTTTTGAAAGCCCGTCTTAAAGCCAAAGAAATCGTTTTAACATTGCCGTGCTGCGGGCAAGAGGGCTTTTTGAGAACGAGCAGCAAGGGCCTGAAACATTTCGTTCATTCGAAATCAGCAAATCCATGCGATTGGAAACCCGAATCCGCAGAGCATCTCAAAGCGAAAGTCGCGATCATGGAGGCTTGCCGGAAGCAGGGATGGAATGCCATCCCCGAATTTTCCGAAGCGGATTGGAGGGCGGATGTTTTGGCTGTACAGGGAGGTAAAAGGATTGCTTTCGAGGTTCAATGGAGCCGGCAGACTTATGAAGCAACCCGCCTCCGGCAGGAACGGTATAAGGCATCGAACGTAAGAGGTTGCTGGTTTTTCCGCATAGCCCCCAAAGAAATGTCGGATTATGACAAAACTTTAGTTGCAGACAAAGAGACTCCTGCGTTCAAAATATTCAAGGACGAAAATTCAAACATACTTGCCCAAGTAGGGAAAGTTCAAATGCCGTTAAAAGCATTGATAAGTAATTTACTGGCGCGTAAGTTGAAATTTTGCGAGCATATCAGATCAGCGCCCAAGCAGAAGGTTACTATCATCTTTTTTGAAATGAAATGCTGGAAGTGCGGGACGCTGCAATACTGCTATACGGTAGAGCCAAGTCTGAAGAGCGTCTGCAACTGCGATTTCGATGTGGAGCGGTCTTCGTGGGACGATCATGATATAGACAAGCATCCGGGAGTCTATACCGCGGTACAAGATTTCTTACAGACGGAAGAGGGGCGACAACTCAAGGTCGGTCCGGTAAAAAAACGGTATAGCCGGACGGTTGCCGATAGCTACCTATCGCACGGCTGTTATTATTGCGACGCTATTTTCGGCGATTTCCATCTCATAGAAGAAAAGTTGTATGCTTTCTGGAGTCTATATCATTATTGA
- a CDS encoding fimbrillin family protein, with protein MRHRLFIPAATALLFALAACTQDELADDNRLPEGEYPVVIRATGLSVEATPLAAPSTRAAVDGDWQGVTSVALKMGDAVKEYTVTASTDFKSATLSRENDPHYWTSRDPITVSAWWPFDNADITQMPAVKVAEDQSKLADFQNSDFISAENRKVEFNNPTLEFTHRTARVTIELKPGTGFTSVAGATVSLVSLSADNGNPTAIKTYNASGNTYEALTAPQTVAAGKPFVKVELGGGTFYFRPQNNVVLEAGSRYKYTVKVNATGLTLEGCTIGSWADGGGESGAAEDLGYIYDSNTNTYTVYNADGLMNVAELVNGGKTDINITLDKNIDLTGKGWTPIGTDYDNSYTGTFDGGGHTITGLTVTTNDEYAGLFGYLGNFGNAAGTVKNVVMEGIQITCNHRLGYAGGVAGFSWGTIENCSVSGSINGTVSVGGVVGAQRDRSITGCSSSATVKGTLNVGGVAGQTSFGATLTACYATGNVIIEIDRTQNISGGGLVGFNDGISLLACYATGNVTSTGSGTGNMHIGGFLGDNYTTVTACYWKNNHEQGIGYNRRSTEATKVDGSVVTWQKAVDTMNTALQNAGSEWRYELKGALPTLRKQ; from the coding sequence ATGAGACATAGATTATTTATTCCCGCAGCCACCGCGCTGCTGTTCGCCCTCGCCGCCTGCACGCAGGACGAACTTGCTGACGATAACCGTCTGCCCGAAGGTGAATACCCCGTCGTCATCCGTGCCACCGGACTGTCCGTAGAAGCAACGCCGCTGGCAGCCCCTTCCACTCGTGCCGCTGTGGACGGCGATTGGCAGGGCGTCACTTCCGTGGCACTCAAGATGGGCGATGCGGTAAAGGAATACACCGTAACGGCTTCTACCGATTTCAAGAGTGCCACGCTCTCACGCGAGAACGACCCGCACTACTGGACCAGCCGCGACCCGATTACCGTATCGGCGTGGTGGCCCTTCGACAATGCCGACATCACACAGATGCCTGCCGTGAAGGTTGCAGAAGACCAAAGCAAACTGGCTGACTTCCAGAACAGCGACTTCATCTCTGCTGAGAACCGGAAGGTGGAATTTAACAACCCGACTCTTGAATTTACCCATCGCACGGCACGCGTGACTATCGAACTGAAGCCCGGCACGGGATTCACGAGCGTCGCCGGTGCCACGGTGAGCCTCGTGAGCCTGTCCGCCGATAACGGCAACCCGACCGCCATCAAAACCTACAACGCAAGCGGCAACACCTACGAGGCACTGACTGCCCCGCAGACCGTTGCGGCAGGCAAGCCGTTCGTCAAGGTGGAACTCGGCGGCGGCACCTTCTACTTCCGCCCGCAGAACAACGTTGTATTAGAAGCGGGCAGCCGCTATAAATATACCGTCAAGGTGAACGCCACCGGCCTGACGTTAGAGGGTTGCACCATCGGTAGCTGGGCTGACGGCGGCGGCGAGAGCGGCGCAGCCGAGGATTTGGGCTACATCTACGACAGCAACACCAATACCTACACGGTCTATAACGCCGACGGCCTGATGAATGTAGCCGAATTAGTGAACGGAGGTAAGACCGACATAAACATTACCCTCGACAAAAACATTGACCTCACAGGCAAAGGCTGGACGCCGATAGGCACAGACTACGACAACTCATACACCGGCACCTTCGACGGCGGCGGCCATACCATCACGGGGCTGACCGTTACGACAAATGACGAATATGCGGGTCTGTTCGGCTATCTCGGTAATTTCGGTAATGCCGCTGGTACGGTGAAGAATGTGGTGATGGAGGGCATACAGATAACATGCAATCACAGGTTGGGTTATGCCGGCGGCGTGGCAGGATTTAGCTGGGGCACCATTGAAAACTGCTCGGTGTCGGGCAGCATTAACGGCACGGTGAGCGTCGGCGGTGTGGTGGGTGCTCAAAGGGACCGTTCCATCACCGGATGCAGTTCCTCTGCCACAGTGAAGGGAACGCTCAATGTCGGCGGCGTGGCAGGTCAGACGAGTTTTGGTGCCACCTTGACCGCTTGCTATGCCACAGGCAACGTGATCATAGAAATAGACCGCACACAGAATATCTCTGGCGGCGGTCTGGTAGGATTCAACGACGGAATCAGCCTTCTTGCCTGCTATGCCACGGGCAACGTAACCAGTACGGGTAGTGGCACTGGCAATATGCATATCGGCGGCTTTTTGGGAGATAACTACACTACCGTGACCGCCTGCTATTGGAAGAACAATCATGAACAAGGCATCGGCTACAATAGGAGAAGCACCGAAGCCACGAAGGTGGACGGCTCTGTCGTTACCTGGCAGAAAGCCGTCGATACCATGAACACCGCCTTGCAGAACGCAGGCTCAGAGTGGCGTTACGAACTTAAAGGAGCATTGCCCACCTTGAGGAAGCAGTAA
- a CDS encoding stage 0 sporulation family protein: MDSEKQHTGACKPEVGRGCAFCDCGSESEARLCDGCFKLHETPWLDEYPVNVPTDIVEVRFKNTRRSFYQNVNKLPLKRGDIVAVEASPGHDIGIVSLTGDLVARQMRRTGFNPFNGEYRKIYRKAKPYDIEKWQEAIALEHETMIASRQIAADMGLNMKIGDVEYQGDKIKAIFYYIADERVDFRELIKVFAERFHIRIEMKQIGARQEAGRIGGLGACGRELCCASWMSSFSSVTTGAARVQDISLNPQKLAGQCSKLKCCMMYEYDTYVDARKEFPRLREPLQAVEGEWFLVKSDVLAGTMTFSSSKDTMANVVTLPVSRVREILALNRQGKKVEQLQHADDIRPTVEEPTYRSEEDSITRFDQAKRRNKRGGRNNKGRGGDRPQQNGGGNERREASGEARTPREGQQGRPEQRRQQRPNNGGERPRNNNSEGGGNAPRENNGNRNRNNRRRRGNGGNGGGNNGNNGGNGGNNGGSPQNQ, from the coding sequence ATGGATAGCGAAAAACAACATACAGGCGCCTGCAAACCCGAAGTGGGCCGCGGATGCGCCTTCTGCGACTGCGGCTCGGAGAGCGAGGCCAGGCTCTGCGACGGCTGCTTCAAGCTCCACGAAACCCCCTGGCTCGACGAGTATCCGGTCAACGTGCCGACCGACATCGTCGAGGTGCGCTTCAAGAACACCCGCCGCTCGTTCTACCAGAATGTCAACAAACTGCCCCTCAAACGGGGCGACATCGTGGCCGTCGAGGCATCGCCGGGCCACGACATCGGCATCGTGTCGCTCACGGGCGACCTCGTGGCGCGGCAGATGCGCCGCACGGGCTTCAACCCCTTCAACGGCGAATACCGCAAGATCTACCGCAAGGCCAAGCCCTACGACATCGAAAAGTGGCAGGAGGCCATCGCCCTGGAGCACGAAACGATGATCGCCTCGCGCCAGATCGCCGCCGACATGGGACTGAATATGAAGATCGGCGACGTGGAGTATCAGGGCGACAAGATCAAGGCCATCTTCTACTACATCGCCGACGAGCGCGTCGATTTCCGCGAGCTGATCAAGGTCTTCGCCGAGCGGTTCCACATCCGCATCGAGATGAAGCAGATCGGCGCCCGCCAGGAGGCCGGACGCATCGGCGGACTGGGCGCCTGCGGCCGCGAACTGTGCTGCGCGTCGTGGATGTCGAGTTTTTCGAGCGTCACCACGGGCGCCGCGCGCGTGCAGGACATCTCGCTCAATCCCCAGAAGCTGGCCGGGCAGTGCTCGAAGCTCAAATGCTGCATGATGTACGAATACGACACCTACGTCGATGCCCGCAAGGAGTTCCCGCGGCTGCGCGAGCCGTTGCAGGCCGTCGAAGGGGAGTGGTTCCTCGTCAAGAGCGACGTACTGGCCGGCACGATGACCTTCTCGTCGTCGAAAGACACGATGGCCAACGTCGTCACGCTGCCCGTATCGCGCGTGCGGGAGATTCTGGCGCTGAACCGTCAGGGCAAGAAGGTCGAGCAGCTGCAACACGCCGACGACATCCGCCCGACGGTCGAGGAGCCGACCTACCGTTCCGAGGAGGACAGCATCACCCGCTTCGACCAGGCCAAGCGCCGCAACAAGCGCGGAGGCCGCAACAACAAGGGCCGCGGCGGCGACCGTCCGCAGCAGAACGGCGGCGGAAACGAACGCCGGGAGGCTTCGGGAGAGGCCCGCACGCCCCGCGAGGGCCAGCAGGGACGCCCCGAACAGCGGCGTCAGCAGCGTCCGAACAACGGCGGCGAACGGCCGCGCAACAACAATTCCGAGGGCGGCGGCAACGCTCCCCGCGAGAACAACGGCAACCGGAACCGCAACAACCGGCGCCGCCGCGGCAACGGAGGCAACGGAGGCGGCAATAACGGGAACAACGGCGGGAACGGCGGCAACAACGGCGGATCGCCCCAAAACCAATAG
- the trmB gene encoding tRNA (guanosine(46)-N7)-methyltransferase TrmB, whose product MGKDKLRRFRENLGFECFVQPEFDEVFRRDHPLKGNWHRDFFRNDNPIVLELGCGKGEYTVALAERDPMRNYIGIDIKGARMWRGARTATDRKMPNVGFLRTRIEFINALFAEGEVAEIWITFPDPQLKTRRARKRLTSPVYLAYYAGLLQAGGAINLKTDSKHLYAYTAEVIRRFGLPCEVSEPDIYSTGRADEVLSIKTAYEERFLGMGLPITYTRFSLGDRRDFPWFDWEGDDETEKDSEAERQLR is encoded by the coding sequence ATGGGCAAAGACAAGCTCCGGAGGTTCCGCGAGAACCTCGGTTTCGAATGTTTCGTACAACCCGAATTCGACGAGGTGTTCCGCCGCGACCACCCGCTGAAAGGGAATTGGCACCGCGACTTCTTCCGCAACGACAACCCCATCGTGCTGGAACTGGGGTGCGGCAAGGGCGAATACACCGTGGCGCTGGCCGAACGCGACCCGATGCGCAACTACATCGGCATCGACATCAAGGGGGCCCGCATGTGGCGGGGCGCCCGCACCGCCACCGACCGCAAGATGCCCAACGTGGGCTTCCTGCGCACCCGCATCGAGTTCATCAACGCGCTGTTCGCCGAAGGCGAGGTCGCCGAGATCTGGATCACCTTCCCCGATCCGCAGCTCAAGACGCGCCGGGCCCGCAAGCGGCTCACCTCGCCCGTCTATCTGGCCTACTACGCCGGACTGCTCCAGGCGGGCGGAGCCATCAACCTCAAAACCGACTCCAAACACCTCTACGCCTACACCGCCGAGGTGATCCGCCGCTTCGGGCTTCCCTGCGAGGTCTCCGAACCGGACATCTACAGCACGGGCCGCGCCGACGAGGTGCTCTCGATCAAGACCGCCTACGAGGAGCGGTTCCTCGGCATGGGGCTTCCGATCACCTACACCCGCTTCTCGCTCGGCGACCGCCGCGATTTCCCGTGGTTCGACTGGGAGGGAGACGACGAAACGGAAAAGGACAGCGAAGCCGAACGGCAGCTCCGGTAA
- a CDS encoding helix-turn-helix domain-containing protein — MTEEIITRDSAAFKELRRDIVKAIRAVDILIDTHRPTIGNELYLTSEEICSIFSISKRSLQNYRDNRQIPYTTLGGKILYPQSSLYKLLEQHYMKAQR; from the coding sequence ATGACCGAAGAGATCATTACCCGCGACAGCGCCGCGTTCAAGGAACTGCGCCGCGACATCGTCAAAGCCATCCGTGCCGTCGATATTCTGATCGACACGCACCGCCCGACCATCGGAAATGAACTGTACCTGACCAGTGAGGAGATTTGCAGCATCTTCAGCATCTCGAAACGCTCCTTGCAGAATTACCGGGACAACCGCCAAATCCCTTATACTACTCTTGGTGGAAAGATTCTTTATCCGCAGTCCTCGCTTTATAAACTGCTGGAACAGCATTATATGAAAGCGCAGCGCTGA